The nucleotide window acctgttaatcacagattgagggttgtgccgtgaaagacagttcggcagtttgtgaacgactgtgttgcaaataatatatatgagcatacaaattttggtgttgaactcgtaatatatgtgttttgtgttttcatgtttgggttgcggttagttttaagtttcgttgggatttattggattgcggaaaggttttttttgttaattatatatttagttttatttatcttatagttttaagttttgattagtttaaagtgttaagttttgattggtttaaagtatttattttgaatgttgatggtttatgatttattttaaggtttaagaattatagttttaaggttatgttttgttttgttttgtccttttgtccaagagtgtggttgtagattacgtaaggggaaagtttgttttgtggagaccattgtaagtaagtaagattcaagggtgtgggggttgtttttgcaacatcccgccacaatatatatatatatatatatatatatatatatatatatatatatatatatatatatatatatatatatatattcataaatatatatatatatatatatatatatatatatatatatatataaatatatatacatatatatatatatatatatatatatatatatatatatatatatatatatatatatatatatatatatatatatagcttaatgtgtTCGGGGAAGCAAGCTAgtatgtcaatttgctcgtatctcagataaatttttcccttataaaataactaaaaaaaataatccattCCCAGCaactgaaaaaacacctaaaaacaatatattacaggggaaaacatattttttattgttcTAATTCATATTCTACGCTCACAATATAACAAATACCTATTTACTGGTTATGATCCTCAGTAAAATGTATCATTATTAtgaagttcttaccttcgagatagacggtagcggctaatggcagtgtgtgtggagggggagggagagaaaaGAGGGACAAGAAAgtcttgacggcaacacgttcggtaacctacacttttgtaacacttcGTAACATAAGTTATACTTTAaaattaacttaaatgaaattagcttactgtacagacttgaaaattaatgttaattttatgttacaataaacttaattctaattttgtgttCATATACATTTTTTGACTTTTTTCCGTGTTGGCTCCTTTGCCTTGCTTTTCGACTTGCTTTCACCTTCAATTTTTGCCGGCCCTTTTAAAAGGAaactatctagggatgtttgcttttgtctccccttcaaaattttaCGAAAATGCCATATGCAAGTGTCATCACAAAAGACTAATGCACGGCAACATGCTAACTTGTCcgagtgcctcttttccataaaatttgaAAACTTCTGCCACTTTGCTATCATGTCTTTGATTTCCGTCGAAGAAAAGCGGCCCtgatcttccacctcctcctcgcttctGAGCTCCTACAACACCTCCGAATGTTTCTTCTTCAGGACCTCGATCAAATCCTGTGTCGTAAGCtattcctgatgctcctcgactacgtcgttcacgtctgcctcatctacctccagccccatggccTTTACAAGAGACACGATATCATCCACCGCAGTAGGTTTGGAGTCATCAGGGTCGGGTGTATCGAACACTTCAAAGTCCTTCTTAGTGACGGaaactggccacaatttcttccacgctgaattaagagttcttcgtgtgacaccctgccatgcatcgtcaatagtTAATAAGCAGGGGACGATATTGacatgttccttccaaaattcacgatgggtgagattggtgttgtctgtgatatcaaAGAATTTTTTGAACAAAAGTTTCGTGTTCagtttttttaaagttggaaattacttgctGGTCTGTggtgtggtgttgggcgggagataaagaaCCTTGATGagcctgtactcatcaagaatgtcctctttgagaccaggagggtgaccagggtcATTgttgaggaccaggagacatttcattggcaggtttttctcggcgaaatattttttgactgctggaccaaagcacagattaacccattctgtgaagaaatgccgcgtaacccaagccttagaattagtgCGCCACATCATTTGCAGTTTTTCTTTGAAGaccctttggctcttgaaagcatgtgggttttctgagcggtacaccagcagtggcttgaccttacattcacaactggcattggcacacaaggctagattTAACCAGTTGGTCATGGGTATATGGCCCGGTACTCTCTTCTCTgccatgatgaatgtcctcctgggcatcttcttccagaaaaggctagTTTCATGACAGTTGTGGGATGTATATCTGTTCTGCAATAACTAAGGCGAAGGTTTTGACGAAGTCCACCGAGGCTGTCGAGTCAGAACTTGCTGCTtctccatgcctcacaaccgagtgtatccaaGTCTGTTTTTTGTAATTATCTAACCAAACACGACTGTTTTGAatctcccctctctcagctgcttgctttccttttaAGTCATTGTAGATTCTGCGGGCCTTTCCACAGATCATAGTCTTAGTCACAAAATCTCcagccaactgtttctcctttatccatattaaaataatctctccatctcatcgtggataTCACTGCTCAGCTTGGAAAGGATGTTTACTCCTTTGGAAGCTTGGTGATCTTTAttgcatccttctgcttgaggatggtatatATTGTTGATAttctctcatattggcgagccagctcaggcACTCTTACACCACTCTTAtgttttttaattgtttaattgtcatcatAGGCTTTTTCTTTTCACAACCCTTGTTTGCACTCAGTTGGTATGGTCCCATTGCTTATTcatttaattctgtactgattaacgcaaaaaacacgtaataAAAATAAACAccacggccgatgctcggagaaaactttacgcgacggagattcGACGGGAAAGACCGAGTAATGCTGTCCTCGTGAGAAGCCTCTCGCACATTCGGCCACCTAACGGCTGCATAGGGAACCATCTCGTGTTCtcgtatcacaatttttttttctcgtatctCGGGGCAACAATTTGCTCGAAATTTTCCTCATACCTCAAaattctcgtatgttgggacacttgtatctcaaggtattactctatatatatatatatatatatatatatatatatatatatatatatacatacatacatacatatatatatatatatatatatatatatatatatatatatatatatatatatatatatatatatgtatatatatatatatatatatatatatatatatatatatatatatatatatatatgtatatatatatacatatatatatatacatatatatatatatatatatatatatatatatatatatatatatatatatatatatatatatacatacatgcatatatatatatatatatatatatatatatatatatatatatatatatatatatatatatatatttgagtttgcTTCCCAACCTGAGTGAATGACTTAATTACTCCTTCAATCTTATAATGGAACTTGTAAGTGTAAGGAAGAAGTAACTTTCTAGTACCTTAAGTCCTTCGCTAGTTATCCACCACTTCGTTAAAATGGTCAAGTAGTCTCAGAGTTTTTGTGTATCAATTTGAAAGGTAAGAAAGATTGTCCAGATCTTTTTAGGTTCATTCGAAGATTCTTATTTTATGTGATTCATCATTGTCGTTCATGAAGTGTCTGGCTGAAATGTGATTCAATAATTTGAGCCTAAtgcagtgtttctctctctctctctctctctctctctctctctctctctctctctctctctctctctctctctctctctctctctctctctcagaaaacaagTTTTCTCCAGTGCTCTTGACGAACGGAAGGGAGAACATTATTGGAGATTAAAACAAAGATTACGTGAAAGAAGGACTTTTGACGGTTATTTTAGACCTTGAAGAGACCTTTATCCCTTCAACATTAAGATTAAATTCCAGTGAATGGAGGTGAATAAAAGATGGCTATCTAATTACCGATGTATGTTGTCTATCTGTCTATCAACATGATCTATCGAAAAGGAGACGACGTTACAGAAAGAATTAAATTAGATTCTTCGAATGGGTAACTTAGTGAGTGGTTAATTAAACCCGAATAAAATCCGTATCTAATTCCAGAAGCAGATGCGGAAAGTTTCATTTGTATCCAATGTATTTGTATGCACTTTTTCAGGTTTGATTGGTCTCCAAGTATTTCCGataaacttatataaatttatGCGTTCACTTTGTTTTAAAAATTAGACGGAAAATTACTCAAATGAAAAACCAACAAAATAAGAAGTTGACTGGCGTAACATTTTCCCCTTCATAGGCCTATCAAGATTGCGAtgtgacattttcttttttttttcaaatccgggAGAATTTAGTAATAAGTTGGCTTTTAAGGTAGGCCTACTCGTTTAGAGATGATCCCAAACGCTGGCGATTGAGACGAAGTTGGCCTCTACATGAGCCTAGTTATGATAAGTCACCTAAACCGAGATAGAAATATCTACCATCATtggatttcatgtattttgttgggtcaaaaaaaaaatgttttatcatcgaaacttttatttcatttcattgtcATAATCATTATGATGAAAGATGTCAATATCATTATTTCCTAATTTAATAGTGAGAAGGAACTAATTTTTACTATGATTAATATCACAGTGACATCTGCAGTGTATAATTTCATCAATGATTTACAAGTAAAACTGAATTAGTCATGAATATTTTAGATAACAACAAACATAAGATGATATCTTGGACGTTCccctaaaattatcacttcatttCTATGGGATTCTCTATATTATATCACGGAAGTGTAATTCTCGGTGCTGTAAAACTTAAttaaattgtcattattatcattactataagagTTGGGAGTTGTACAAGTCCaaatttaattttacttatatatatatatatatatatatatatatatatatatatatatatatatatatatatatatatatatatatatatatatatatcttaatcatcATTATTCCCCTTCCcttaattattagttttttatatctCAGAATTCATACAGATTTATTGACACTCCACAACAATAGGACTATGTAGGAGTTACATTAGGAGTATCTATTTATATGTTTGAATTATCTGCGTTAGTCTTTGTTGATTCTCCAAAGGAATTTGTGTGTACTTGcgttttgaaatatttattccttttcagtgtatactacatccgctggaagtctattcagtgtatttgctattctgtatgcaaagaaattgccacattgattggtgctgtatcttttcaatcccattttgtatccgttacctctggactgatttgtgctaagcttgaacagattgttgtaatctatattttttattcctttaagaattattTATGCTTCTATTATTTACCCACTTAGTCGTCgattttttaaatcaaataaattcaaatgttccatcccccgtctatatccaaattgcctaaaTTTTGGAAAGAGTTCGGTGgccttagcttgtactgcttccagtctatatatatattgtactcctTATTATAAATGGGGTCTTACTAGT belongs to Palaemon carinicauda isolate YSFRI2023 chromosome 17, ASM3689809v2, whole genome shotgun sequence and includes:
- the LOC137656520 gene encoding tigger transposable element-derived protein 1-like; protein product: MAEKRVPGHIPMTNWLNLALCANASCECKVKPLLVYRSENPHAFKSQRVFKEKLQMMWRTNSKAWVTRHFFTEWVNLCFGPAVKKYFAEKNLPMKCLLVLNNDPGHPPGLKEDILDEYRLIKVLYLPPNTTPQTNNTNLTHREFWKEHVNIVPCLLTIDDAWQGVTRRTLNSAWKKLWPVSVTKKDFEVFDTPDPDDSKPTAVDDIVSLVKAMGLEVDEADVNDVVEEHQE